One part of the Rutidosis leptorrhynchoides isolate AG116_Rl617_1_P2 chromosome 1, CSIRO_AGI_Rlap_v1, whole genome shotgun sequence genome encodes these proteins:
- the LOC139839538 gene encoding spermidine hydroxycinnamoyl transferase-like, whose protein sequence is MCMSELDQGKSITHAFSIYFYHPNSSDPFSFESASKKLQDSLSQVLVHFYPLSGRLHYIPGTGGRVYLQCNSCGALFYEANSSSEITELKNFAHPNGLRALVPAVDYDVMDLDELPLLMVQLTQLRCGGTSLGIGVSNIMVDGTCASHFMAEWARIARGQLLENGPFLDRSVLLAADPTPPPRFKHERFQPNELLIGQTSDQEERRKETRILMLYLTKEQVLKLKETTNETRPAYISRPFSRFEAVAGHIWKCASMARNHHPMQVTKLFIPVSIRGQMQLPNWYFGNAIMKQGACSKSGELVNWPLSYACCKMRGCRISDRGVREIGP, encoded by the coding sequence ATGTGTATGTCCGAACTCGACCAAGGAAAATCCATAACTCATGCATTCAGTATCTACTTTTATCATCCAAATTCGTCCGATCCATTTTCATTCGAATCGGCCTCTAAAAAGCTTCAAGATTCTCTTAGTCAAGTATTGGTACACTTTTATCCCCTTTCGGGACGTTTGCATTACATTCCTGGTACTGGCGGCCGTGTGTATCTCCAGTGCAATTCCTGTGGAGCCCTTTTTTATGAAGCTAATTCGAGTTCTGAAATTACAGAACTCAAAAATTTTGCACACCCAAATGGACTGCGGGCCCTAGTGCCCGCAGTTGATTATGATGTCATGGATTTGGATGAACTTCCACTTCTAATGGTGCAACTAACTCAGTTGAGATGTGGCGGGACTAGTTTAGGAATTGGCGTGTCGAATATCATGGTGGATGGTACTTGTGCATCTCATTTTATGGCTGAATGGGCGCGAATAGCTCGTGGTCAACTTTTAGAAAACGGACCATTTCTTGATCGTAGCGTGTTACTAGCGGCTGATCCAACGCCACCTCCTCGGTTCAAACATGAGAGGTTTCAACCGAACGAGCTCTTGATCGGTCAAACTAGCGATCAAGAGGAGCGTAGAAAGGAAACACGAATTCTCATGTTATATCTTACCAAAGAACAAGTCTTGAAACTTAAAGAAACGACTAATGAAACTCGACCAGCTTACATTTCACGTCCATTTAGTCGATTCGAGGCTGTAGCTGGACACATCTGGAAATGTGCCAGCATGGCACGAAATCACCATCCTATGCAAGTGACAAAACTATTTATTCCTGTTAGTATTCGAGGTCAAATGCAGTTGCCAAATTGGTATTTTGGTAATGCTATAATGAAACAAGGCGCGTGTAGTAAATCGGGTGAGTTGGTTAACTGGCCTTTATCTTATGCTTGTTGTAAGATGAGAGGCTGTCGAATTAGTGACAGAGGAGTACGTGAAATCGGCCCTTGA